The stretch of DNA TCCCAGGGTATTATAGGAGGTTTGTAGAGGGCTTTCCGAGTATAGAAGTGTCATTGACTCAACTAACTAGGAAAAATGTTAAGTTCGAATGGACTGATGAATGCGTGAGTAGTTTCCAAGAGCTTAAGCATAAGTTAGTTACTGTCCCGGTGTAAACCATACCCTCTGATTCTGGTAATTTTGTCATTTATAGTGATGCTTCATATAAAGGATTAGGTTGTGTGTTAACGCAACAAGGAAAAGTGACCGCATATGCTTCCCGACAGTTGAAGGGCTATGAACTAAATTATCCTACTCATGATTTAGAATTGGTTTCTGTAATATTTGCATTAAAAATTTGGAGGCACTATTTATATGGTGAGAAGTGTGAAATTTACACTAATCACAATAGTCTGAAATATCTATTTACTTAAAAAGAATTGAATATGAGGCAATAGAGGTGGTTagagttaattaataattatgattGTACAATCAACTACCACCTTGGTAAGGCCAATGTAGTGGCAGACGCACTTAGCAGGAAATCCTTTGGTGCTACAGATACTTTAGTGACCACTCAGAGACAAATCATGTTGGATTTAGAGAGGTATGAGATTGAGATTTTGGTGGAGCATTCTCGATCTTACCTAACTAGATTAAGTGTACAACCCACTTTGATCGAGAAAATTAAAGAGAGCCAAGATAATGATGCAAAATTGCTAAAAGTCATGGAAAGAAGTTTGAATTCAACATGTCaaataatgatattttgaaatttagagATAAACTATGTATGTAAAATGATCCAGAAATAAGAGGACAAATTTTAGAAGAAGCTCATAATTCTCATTATACCATACATTCAGGAAGTACTGAAATGTACAAAGATATTCAGGGCACATATTGGTGGAATAGCATGAAACGAGAAATGGCCAGATTTGTAAAGCAATGTTTAACGTGTCAACAAGTGAAAGTGGAACACCAACAACCTTCAGGTTTATTGCAACCGCTTCCTATTCCAGAATGGAAGTGAGAGCATATAACTATGGATTTTGTGTTAGGGTTATCAAGGTCAAATAAAGGACAAGATGCAATTTGGATAGTGGTTGATAGACTGAAGAAATCATTGCATTTTCTTCCAATTAAGGTGAACTATCATCTCGACAAGTTTGCCCAAATTTATATAAGAGATATTGTAAGGTTACACGGTGTACCAGTAACCATCGTTTCAGATAGAGATCCACGTTTTACCTCAcaattttgaagtaaattacAACGAGCGTTAGGTACGAAATTAACTTTTAGTGCAATATTCCACCCTCAGATAGAATGACAGTCTGAGAGAATAATCCAAATCTTAGAGGATATGTTAAGAGCTTGTGTGATAGATTTTAAATGGAGTTGGATTGACCTTCTATCTTTAAtggagtttgcttataataatagttgcCAAGCGAGCattggtgagactttttatggGAGGAAATTTAGATCTCTTTTTTGTTGGGACGAGgttgatgaaagaaaaattttagggCCTGAGATTGTAGAACGAACTTGTGAAAAGATATGATTAATTCAAAACCAGTTGTAAACGGTTCAAAGTAGACAAAAAAGTTATGCAAACAGACGTAGGAAAATGTTGGAATTTGAGGTTAGAGATAAAGTATTTCTATGAGTTGCGCCAATGAAGGGTATTATGAGATTTGGTAAGCAAGGAAAGTTGAGTCCCCGTTATGTAGGACggtttgagattttggaaaaagttGGTCTAGTTGCTTATCAAGTTGCATTACCTCATGCACTTTCTAGAATACACAATGTTTTTTATATCTCCATGCTACGAAAATATGTATCCAATCCTTCACACATATTGCAATATGAACCGTTACAAATCCAAGAAGATTTATCATACGAAGAAACCCCAATTCAAATTGTGGATTCCAAAGAGTAAGTGTTACGCTcaagaaaaataagatttgtaaaagttgtttgGAGAAATCAAACTTTACAAGAAGCAACATGAGAACGAGAAGAtgaaatgcaaataaaataccCTCAGTTATATTCTATggataatatatcaaatttcaAGAACAAAATTTCTTGAAGGAGAGAAGATTGTAATAAGCCCACAAGCCcaacccattttcttttcttttctttcttttttttcccaccCTTCTCCTTCCTTCCCGTACATTCCAACCCCCCTTCAATCTGATTCTCTTTCTCGTACAAACCCTCTCCCTCaccttcactctctctctcttccccccaTCAACGCATCACGCACTCACACacaccactctctctcacttcaattctctcacacacacaaattTCCCCCATCTcatatctctctatctctctctctctcaatttcttccCCCAACCCgtaaatactctctctctctctccaaccatccgtattatatatgcatattattgttatttatctctctctcagtaTAACCTCCTTTCACAGCTACTATTATTTGTTGTTTCATCACCACCAACAAAAGTATTAGGTAAATTATCATCCCTGATAAAttgtatatttaataaattttgagtataaaatttaaattttattgtgAATTGTTGAGAATATACATAGTTTATTGGGCTGTTAGAGTGTattaaagatgaatttaatattcaacTGTTAGGGGTGggtataattaattagtattaaCCTATTTTTATGGCACTGTTATATGGTTGAATGTAGACATTATTAACATTGAATTAATAAAGGGATAGAGGCCAGTGTAAGTGATGTCCAACAATATATTTACAACCTAGAAATTTGGAATTTATCAATTTTGGAGGATAATCTTTTAGAACAAGTCTAAATTCATATTATTAAGAattgtatgaaattttagagTTAAGTGAGATCATTTTGAGAGTAAAATTTGACATATTATAATGGTCTTGAAATAGGTTCTGAGTGACCGTTGGCAAATGAGTATCGTGActattttgaatataaatagaagTAAGTGCATGGCTCTTTAATgggtttttaataaaagaactgTTGATTTTGTTTGGAATGGTGCACTGGGGTATTATATTTCAAACTTGTGCACATTCTTATGTGATTTTGGCTTTACTTGTGGGATTTGTGCAAATTTTGTATGGTTTGAATGCTTGAAAAATGCCATGTGacttattaaatttgaaagttaaatgTGAGCGTGCTATTTATTCTTGAGCCCATGATATGAATgtctttgtgacatgtttgatgTCCATCGCGGCATGATGTCTTCGTGGCATAATATCTTTGTGGTATATTTATGCCCTTGCGGCATGATGTCTTTGTGGCATGATATCTTTATGATATATTGGTGATTCCCCTATTATCATGTGGTATTGAATATGATATTTGGCTGAATATATTGGTTGTTATAAAATTGTATTGCTcacattattttattgagaaattCAGTCTTTCATAGTTAAGAAAATTGCCAACTCCCACACCTccattaaattgttacttactGAGCACGTGGTAGCTCACCACttcattttacatatttttcagaGTTGTAGAAGTTCCTTCCTTTGAAATGGTTGCTTTTGAGCCAAAGATTTTAGAGTGAACTTGGTTTAGTCACTTGAGATTGGCAGTTTTGGGGATTGATTTTGTTGCTTGAAGATGGTTTTGATTGTAGAGAGAGTTTTCTTATGGtcatattttagttattttacaatttttgttGGAATATATATACTTGTAATTATTTAGAGTTTAATGACTCTAGCCAAACTTGTGAATGGGTTTTTGAGGATCATTATATTATAGTAGTGAATATTTTGAAGGTTGTGTATATGATATATGTTGTAAACAGGGAGAGAGTTTTGAAAATATAGACAAAACTCTGTCTATTTAAAGTTttgggtttggggcgttacacatactgtattgaaattttatttacaaactgGTTTAGAGGACATGTTTTCAAACTgttgacatgacatgatttgtaaaaagtttaattttaaatttatattccaaatcaaatcatatcatatcaataaTTTGAATTCTACTGTTAAATGCGAATTAGTCCTCTTGTACATCTAGAAATTGGAACACGTAATCTTGGtactaacttctactttttcaaatagtagtaaataatgttaagaaaatctatttataagtcgGTGTGGATGACACACCTGATAAAATGCTTACGTGTTataaatttagaagaaaaattttaaaatttaaattttacaaatcaagttTTATCATGATAAGTGGTCATTAAGTGATGTAGATGCATATGTGCTGATCTACATATcgatttgaaaatagaataactcatgaTGTTATTTATTCATGATCTTATGACCATGGAACTAGCTAGAGTtgattgtaataatgaaattggTAGTTTACCTAAATTAAAAAACGTGTCTAggtgaaattaattaaatctttATGACACTAATTCAAATCAGTTTATGACTAGGATGGTTGTGCCTTAAGATagacgctagctagctagcgtaaATGAACATCATAAAATAGATGTACGTTTACTTTGCAAAATGATAAATGTAAATAGTTATAATAATAGTTGTAAgaattttttgaagaattttggaatataattgaAAGGGCAGGAAGAATAGGTTTGGATGCAACGTATaatattatctaaattaaactaggAAATGCATGTATACATCGAAACGGGACAATTTTCACCTTTGACGtgaattaaatataaatttattaatttagtaAGTAATTAATACGACTCTGGCAACCAACCATGCATACGTCTTGATGTGACCACTGTCCAAATATTAAAGTATTAAAGGCGAAGAAATTCCGCATGACCCCATGCATTTGCTGACACAATAGCTAGCTAGGCTGCATATAATATAAGATCATATTCGTGTTGTATTTTTCGAAATAATTAAACATATGATATTCGTTAGATATGCAAGTGCTACAATTTAATAGGAGGGCAAAAGACCATAAATTATGTAGTTTCACGCTGCTTTTCTTGGATGAATgtgctttcttttttgttttctcaaaaaCCTAGACAATTAATTTTGTCTCGAATGTCCATGATATGCATGAGCTAATAATGAGACAAGAACGTTAACAGTAGAAAATTATTCTgcttgacatatatatatatatatatatttatatatgtatatatatatatatatatatgcgcaaCTGCAAGTGTTTGATCAACACTAAATAGGATTGCAAAATGCAACGTCCCTTGATTAATTCATTGAtcatcagaaaataaaaaccaaaatagaaacaaaaacaattgGGTCACGCGTTCACGTACGTTAATCTTCGATGATACACCACAACTCATATAACAAAAAcaacttcttataaatttataggaAACATTCATGCGTGTCGTGCTCAAATTTTATGGCCATACGTACAGAGCGAGGTAGGAAATTGGCCTTCAGTTACTTAATTTGCTTTTAGATATATATCTACGAGGTGAGACTACTTGCTGGTTAAGTTCTTTctgatagaaaaaaattatatttgcagttatGAGCTGTGCAAACATCACGTTACACGTATTCCTTtcgaaaaaaattaataaatatggaatctacataaaaaaaaaattaattttttagtgcTGGattatactcttttttaaagtccGATACTTGCACAACTTagaactgtatctagcattactcgcTGATGAAAACTAATTTAGGGCACAAATTAGGTTTCTTTGCAAAGTTGAAGATGATTAGAAAATTATTGGAGAACAGATTGGTTTCATGCTTCGAAAATTTGCAGCCCTTCCAGTAGTACTGGTGTTGTGGGTATTTTTAAATGGTCGGTTAAACGCATGCATAGACTTTCATGGAAGCATTTCTGTCTACTAGCTGATCTAGGCCTCTAATTTAAGCTTCTTCTGgttttttatcatataaaatttgcATGGCATATTCTGACCTGTTTGTTTGCAtgcaatataaaagaaattaatatatatgagaatacCTTCTGCCTTCCGAGAAGCAAActggaacatatatatatatatatatatatatatatatatatatatatatatatactagtagttGTGAAGGTTCTTGGAGATCGGAAATTGTCGTACGTTCCATATATGGTGCATGGCATGCATGGTATGAAGATGTCATAGCATGGACATGCATGATGTTATTAtgtattcatgcatgcatgcatgcatagatCATGTTGATCAATGGTTCACGGCTCTGAAGGATTGTTTATGATAAACGGAAGGACTAGTACTACTAGAAGACGACCGACATCCTCATTCTGAAATAATGCTCAAGATCCGCATTAATAGGCTCACGTATTCCTATGCGGTTAAACAATAggataaaaaaacacataattcCAAAGAAAAAGGTTGCAAATCAAGTACTGTTGGGCGTTGACCTCACAGCACAGGGCTAGGCGCCTGTTTGAAGGAGTGGATATTTTCAGAACAACCTCAGTTTTTAATtgggaaatatatattaaggtTGCTGTGATCTAATTTCGATGGTACTCTGAGTCGTCGGCCATATATTTGATGTTTCTCTATATTGAATTTCTTAGTGATCGATCAACAAATTAAGAGTAACGAGGCACTTGACACATGAATTATaagcaaaaaattatatacaccaTATTATCATATCACTTTCATCATACTAAGTAAGATCATGtaacatatttatcaccattaaataataatttattatatgctTCTTTATTATCTAATAGTGACAAATATATCACTTACTACTTAGTATGAacaaaataagatgagagtatagtgtatattattattcttttcaaggaaaaattatacatacacataatttttcacaatacattatacattatattttaaaatgaagtgtaatttagcaaaatattttataaaagtaatatcactTTACAAAACTACCATCACTTAAAAcatgtgttgtgaaatatgttgtgtGTATCATTGCTCAAGTTGATGCctcattcatttttataaaacttctcatctcatctgatctacttattataatttttttatattttcacataaaataaaataaataatttaattttttaaaatttaaaataaaaataattttaaaaaaatatattctaatagtattttatttaattttttaattttaatctcatctcatctgtaaaaataactAAGGTTTAATTAAAAGGAAATTGGCATATGATGACATAGTTAGTTCTAAAAGTAGTACTTGAACCGGCCTGATCTAGAAATCAAATTTGACGTTTATCATGTAGTAGTGACTCTAATTAACTATCCTCTCAAGAAATTTGTGATTAAAAGGAAAAAGCCTAAACCAATTATCACGGCCAATATATGGACACTagggtacgtacgtacttcCCATGCATGCACGTGGTAGGAATGAAAAAGTTTCTTTTGCGAGGTTGCAACCTAAAGTTAAGACTTGCATTTATTTCAAAGCGTGATAAATTTGATaattcattattaattaatatatattcctGCGGGAAGATCAAGACTTTCGGGGTGTCATGGACCTTAATTTATAACCACTGATGATCAACCACGACCCAAGGGATGGAAATTACCGAGATATTATTGCTCACATTtattaagctagctagctagctcatggCCGGGCAACTTCTTGCTCAAATTCCATTTCTAATTTTCCAAGTACTTTCTTATACTTTACTTCTTTAAAACAGTGAACAGTGGTTTGGCGTACCAAAAATTAATGTCCCTGAAAAAAGGTGAGAAAGGAATACCACAAGTACTTAACATTGGCGTACTACTCTTCAATGGGTTGAagaaaatgatgagagaaagtATCAAGGAAAATTTAGCAAAGGAGAAAGAAGGCCGTGACATGGTTTTGCAAAGGCCAGAATCTCGAAAAGAGGAACAAACCCCGTgattccctagctagctagctagctacgtacGTACGAAAGGtatatctcaatatttaatttttttttaggtttaatTGGGTCTGAATCATAAACAATCTATGGAGAATCGATCGATCGCGCAGTCCACATGCATGCGCGCGTCAATCCTTAACCAACCTTGATTTGTATTTACTGCTTGTAACTCAGCGCTTATCCAGTGTCagttcactacaagaaaattgtagGATGAGTTAATTtcattgaaatgattttaaaattaattataaaaaatctttaaattataataaattagacataaaaatctattttttttcgtAGTGACTCCCCGGCCCCCGCCCACCAACCTGGTCTCCAACAGACGAACACAAACAATTAAGAAGGCCAGAGTCGTGCGAGTAATTAGCTATCGTACTTTATTTTGGAGCCGTCTTCCTTTTTCAGGAAGGGGGGTTTAACTTATTACTACGAGCACAGATTTGGGAGATTCTCATGATGCATTCAATGAGTAAAAGTAGAAACTAAAGTCTTCaaattaccttttaaattatcatatagtaATTTCTATGTGTTTTGCtcattaattattgatttcatattgcagaattttattaaaatttttgatCGTCCGGCCACATGATCAGTTGTCTCGATCTGcgagcaaattaattaattaacaaggaAACTAGGGCAATGGTCCGTCCAACCACGTGTTTAACAATGTTTGAATGaagatattatcattaaaatggAGGGAGGGCCGGGGGAGTTCAGAGActagtttaacaatattgttTATAATGAAGATATTATCATCTTAACCTTGTCTGCATATATAGTCAATGTGTAAATAGTTTAATATGCATGGTGATTGGTTCCACACCTTCTTTGTCCTGGTCAGGGGTTAGTCTATACCCGAGATGCTCGCTCTTCTACTCAAGTTGGTACATAAAAGATTTGAAGTCACATGAGCTAGCTAGCCGGGTAGAGatatctcattatatatatatatatgcatcatgtcGACATCCATGCATACACAACATACATGTATTACATGCCTGCCTACACATATATATCAGTCttcatataatatgtaattaaattcgttttcacagagagagagagatagagagagagagaacaatacACAGAACTGTAGCTCATCTTTCGCCTGGCAAATTAGTTCGTATTTCCATGGTAGATATGCTAGTTTCTTTCTAAGATCTAATCCCAGCATgtaggaggaaaaaaaaaagagcgatCGTAGATGATAAAGTTGATCTCTTTCGAAGATAATACTTGGTATGTAAACCTAAAGCCTCTGTGTTAGCCTTGTCGCATCTGCCATAAATCCCTTACCAAGAGGCCGGagcaaagaaagaagaaacatcATCAAAGATCGATGGGGGAAAGCGATGTCTCTGAATGCTCGAAGAGAAGCCCTTCCGACCAAATTGAGGATGGAAGCTGTGAGAGCGGAGAGAACGATGATGAATGCGAGCCTATTAATGGAGGAAGCTCAAGCAACAGCACTGTCGAAGAGAGCGAGAAGAAGACGTCAGTGAGGCCTTATGCGAGATCCAAGTTGCCTAGGCTCCGGTGGACGCCTGATCTTCATCTTCGTTTCATTCATGCTGTTGAAATAATGGGTGGACAAGAGAGTGAGTTCTATCATTATCCAGTCAAGTAATCGtctgtaaattaattaatttgaggTCGttgcataatatattattgaatctTTTGGTGCAGGAGCCACACCAAAGATGGTTCTTCAGATGATGAACATCAAAGGACTAAGTATTGCACATGTCAAGAGCCATTTACAGGTAATTTGACTTTTTGAGAAAGGATATATGATCATTTACCACTATTTTCTAGCCATATATAAGCTTTTAATCTATAGCGTACTGGTAATTTGACTTTTTGctcttaatttgtttctttcacTAGATGTATAGAAGCAAGAAGGTTCATGATCCGGACCAAGGTACACCAAAATCTCAATTTATgtttttccatttgatcaacacaaaaattttagggtttcattatCGACTGGATCttgatgaaaataaatgttcCTCGCATGACAGTATTAGCCGAGCCTAGGCATCATCATGTGGAAAGCGGAGATCGAAATATTTTCAAGCTTAGCCAGCTACCCATGTTTCAAGGATATAACCCAGGCCATATTTCCAACTACCGGTACGAGAATTAATTAACCATGTTTCTATACAACTtagtaattaagtaattaattatttgtttcgGACCACaagtttctgattttttttcccttaatggGTTAACTTCataataaaattcttctttCTCCAAGACAGATTTGGAGATGCTTCATCATGGAGTACTGCTTATGAAAACTTGTTGGGATTTACTGCGGGCCGTAGATCCATGAATAATATTTCCAGTACCACTAGATTTTATGAAAAGGTGGGGGAGAGGATCCTTGGTAGCAGCTATAGCAATTATTGGACTGATTGCATGATGAATTTCCGTCCGGGGAATTCTACTTTCTGTAAACAGCCAACAGCCTGGAGAACCCAGGAATTGAGAGATGGAGTTCACAAGCACGACTCCAGCTTGCAGACTCGAGCAAGAATATCGAGTACTCGTAGTGATCTTAAACCCGTAACCCATCTGCAAGCGGAAATACAACAAGAACATACAAGTTCTTGTAATGACAATGCCATTTCAGATTTCAGCAAAACAACCAATGTAAAAGAGTGGAATAGTACGTTGAAAAGGAAGGCCTCGGAATGCGAGCAGCTCGACTTGGATCTATCTCTTCGGCTAACTTCAAGCGGGAATGATGATTATCATCATGAGAACCAGAGAAGTTCGAGGGACTCTAAAGTTGAGATCAGTGATCTCTCCCTTTGTTTGTACTCATCACAGTCATCCTCGagtcatcaaattttgaaggaaaGACGAGATCATGCGGGTAAGGAGCAAGAAAGAAGAAGGGCATgtactcatgatcatgatctggaTTTGACTATATGAATGAGCAGGCAATTCTTAAAGTGAGATCGATGATCTTGATCAGGTACTTGTCCAGAACAAAGCATTCCATGATTGTGTCGTTGTATGTACGTACCttcaatattatattcaaattagtAGACACCAGTACTTATGtctgtctttctttctctcctgcCCCCTTATGTTTTTCTCCAGCTTTTTATCTTCCCACCGGCACAAATTTACAACACTGGAGCTTAAGTGTTACTGCTTACAAACTTAAAAAATCTTATTGTATgacttattataattataacaaatttaaaattcaaatttttttcataagacTTACTTTATGGTGTATtggatgcataaaaaatattagactaACAAAAACGCCCCATAAAGCTTATAGTGCTAATTTGGATGATTTTGCCCacgaataattctatttgaaaacaTTTATATGGACCACACAGCATCGACTacgtaatataatttaattttaaaaataaattttaaaatgtaaatattacaaatcaaattatatcatatgaaTGGTATGTAGTGTAAAAGCCTTTAAATAGCATTACATTAGATcgacgttatatatatatatcatcaagttgTGGTGGCTCATAAGTAATTTACTGTTTTTTGTTCTTTAACATAAAGAGaagttataaaaatagatttacaaactgacatggcTATGATaagttagatctactttataataaaattagctTTACAATTTAGCATACCAGATCAAGTTacgttagtttgtgaatttataattgtgagatctctttgtggttaaaacatttctctaacataaataacttcTTTTAGATTTGGTACGatctttttattcttaatatattatataggcatgttttatttttgtggagtaAGAGGATTCTTGTTTGATGAACTTTGGTATTTTGACGAGTCTCTATTAATTTACTTTTAACCATGGATTGACATTTttactcttattttaatttctatccAATTCAATAttggaaatgaaagaaatagcACATGAATTGATATTGGAGAGTGGAGATCACTAACGGATTGCTTTTTTCTTTGGACAAAACTGACATGTTGAgaagaatttattctgtcaatTAAAGAGCAGATGCAAAATGGTATATTACTCGGAAAATTACTAAGTACCCCCAAAGTCTAGATGACAAGGTACTTCCGTATTATGATCCCCACATTTATgccatgtaattaaaattgCTTGTATAAACACCAATTTTAATTGAAATGACATTTTATCTGTTCTTCGattgtattaattaataattacttattgcTTAATGCGTTGCCGATGAAAGAATTAACGATAatattagagtaatgctacatatatacTACACTATTATCGACCTAATTTCATCCGACTTTATAAAACGTGGCACTATCCAACATTTTATCATGGTTGGATAATGGTCACATAATGGTGTGGAATAATGcagtgaaaattaaaaagaaaaaaacacagtaggcaaaaaatgagagagaaatttaAAGATTACATCTTTATTATTCTAAATTGAGTTTTACATCACACGAACTACTCATATTTATAGTAGTAGAATTGAGGATAACTCaaatataagatcatatcaaatcaatCTAAGAGATAATGATTTGACTATAGTAAAAAGTAAGGAATAACTCTATTTTAAGGCATCTATAGTTCTATACCACAACATCtatatatcataatttaatttaaaaaataaattttaaaactttaatcttacaaatcaaattatgctatgTAGATGATGTATAGTGTAGAGactttaggcctcgtttggttacatagatgagataagatgagataagaattgaaagttgaataaaatattattagaatattattttttaatattatttttgttttgagatttgaaaaagttaaattatttattatattttgtatagaattttgaaaaaattataataattatatgagataaggcAGTTGAACTATGTAACTAAAACCAGGCATAATGGCATACCCATATTTTATTCCAACATCCGCTCAAAATTAAAGTGGAaaagtttgaaactttgaaTTGAGAATAATGAGCCATAAACCATAAATGGCCAACCATGGCTCAAATATTGGGCCAACAGTAGGCCGAGTATGGGCCTTGGTCAAGATCCAATAACAAAAGgctagaaaataaattatctttcCAACCATGAAAATAACAGAGCAAAAATAATTGAGCCAGCAAAGAACTCAATGAATGAACTTGAGATTAATATCTccaaagagtaatgctacgcTGCTGTCCAAAAGTGATCCTTGGGCGTGCCGtctaagaaaaatttaattttttttattttctttaattctttttaatatttttaaatatttttaaaaaataaaaaaatcaatacactaataatcacttccttaattagtaagtaaaaaaaaaattaaatatacgaACGGTCAAAATGAAAGGACATTTCAGCattattcatattcaaaagagTGATTCAATGCTTGAAAGACTTGAATTCCAGCACAAAAATGGGTGAACGATGGTGAGGGTTCCATAAAGGATGCGATATTATTGGAGGAGGAAGTGGAAGCAAACCACAAAAATATTCCATACAGCTAGTCAATTAGGATCAAGCCTAGCTAATGTTAGGTACTTGATCTGGTTTCatgaaatttataagatttatgacAATGGGATTCGACAGGATTGATAAGAGATTTTCAGgattacatttttattattaaaaattgaaatttacaTCACATTGTCAAACTACTATTTATAGTATAATTGGGTTTAGTTAAAACATATGATAACAAAACTCAATC from Juglans regia cultivar Chandler chromosome 4, Walnut 2.0, whole genome shotgun sequence encodes:
- the LOC108995151 gene encoding uncharacterized protein LOC108995151, with the protein product MGESDVSECSKRSPSDQIEDGSCESGENDDECEPINGGSSSNSTVEESEKKTSVRPYARSKLPRLRWTPDLHLRFIHAVEIMGGQERATPKMVLQMMNIKGLSIAHVKSHLQMYRSKKVHDPDQVLAEPRHHHVESGDRNIFKLSQLPMFQGYNPGHISNYRFGDASSWSTAYENLLGFTAGRRSMNNISSTTRFYEKVGERILGSSYSNYWTDCMMNFRPGNSTFCKQPTAWRTQELRDGVHKHDSSLQTRARISSTRSDLKPVTHLQAEIQQEHTSSCNDNAISDFSKTTNVKEWNSTLKRKASECEQLDLDLSLRLTSSGNDDYHHENQRSSRDSKVEISDLSLCLYSSQSSSSHQILKERRDHAGKEQERRRACTHDHDLDLTI